Proteins found in one Miscanthus floridulus cultivar M001 chromosome 4, ASM1932011v1, whole genome shotgun sequence genomic segment:
- the LOC136552614 gene encoding hyphally regulated cell wall protein 3-like yields MEQPQQQKGGAASAAAAPANGTGGAELIGYVDVHVRSARDIQNICIYHKQDVYARLSLPGDGAPAASTQVVNGGGRNPVFDQSLRLGVRAGDVDATLRCEVWMLSRVKNYLQDQLLGFALVPLPEVVAADGGTLAREFPLTTSDLFQTPSGFLQLELSYIGVVPEVVPISPTPKPALADPEEEEPENNAADGVGNGKEYEKIEFPDLNLVEENQIMVSEYTRLPCAAVETKSSDSLLTSEHGDGATTMSHDAGVRLVESFSTDNSTADSVGAFRSDTPVSSVSTTESLTAAAFPATPQSNNSSSEPSGNAHSSADRKEKAASETADAEVDSSRTVQEVPAANSPGAASEVAVDKPVISVNIEQEVKVDGNQIMDMYMKSMQQFTDSLAKMKLPALDIDNGSSGKSSPAAATPDADSTGADSSAVKKPAAAGQQEKPSPKVFYGSRAFF; encoded by the coding sequence ATGGAGCAGCCGCAGCAGCAGAAGGGAGGAGCGGCgtctgcggcggcggcgcccgcgaACGGGACCGGGGGCGCGGAGCTGATCGGCTACGTCGACGTGCACGTGCGCAGCGCGCGGGACATCCAGAACATCTGCATCTACCACAAGCAGGACGTGTACGCGCGGCTCTCGCTGCCGGGGGACGGCGCGCCGGCGGCGTCCACGCAGGTGGTCAACGGCGGGGGTCGCAACCCGGTGTTCGACCAGTCGCTGCGCCTCGGCGTGCGCGCGGGGGACGTCGACGCCACGCTCCGCTGCGAGGTGTGGATGCTCAGCCGGGTCAAGAACTACCTGCAGGACCAGCTGCTGGGCTTCGCGCTCGTGCCGCTCCCGGAGGTCGTCGCCGCCGACGGCGGCACGCTCGCCCGCGAGTTCCCGCTCACCACCAGCGACCTCTTCCAGACCCCCTCGGGGTTCCTGCAGCTCGAGCTCTCCTACATCGGGGTCGTGCCGGAGGTCGTGCCCATCTCGCCCACGCCCAAGCCGGCGCTGGCCgacccggaggaggaggagccggagaaTAACGCCGCCGACGGCGTCGGGAACGGGAAGGAGTACGAGAAGATCGAGTTCCCGGACCTGAATCTCGTGGAGGAGAACCAGATCATGGTCTCCGAGTACACCAGGCTGCCGTGCGCGGCCGTGGAAACGAAGAGCTCCGACAGCCTCCTCACCTCGGAGCACGGGGACGGCGCCACGACCATGAGCCACGACGCCGGCGTGCGCCTCGTGGAGAGCTTCTCGACGGACAACAGCACCGCCGACTCGGTGGGCGCCTTCCGAAGCGACACGCCGGTCAGCAGCGTGTCCACCACGGAGTCCCTCACTGCCGCCGCGTTCCCGGCCACCCCTCAGTCCAACAACTCCAGCTCGGAGCCGTCCGGGAACGCCCACTCGTCGGCTGACCGCAAGGAGAAGGCGGCGTCGGAGACCGCCGACGCGGAGGTCGACTCGTCCCGCACCGTCCAGGAGGTCCCGGCGGCGAACTCGCCCGGCGCCGCGTCGGAGGTCGCCGTGGACAAGCCGGTGATCAGCGTCAACATCGAGCAGGAGGTGAAGGTGGACGGGAACCAGATCATGGACATGTACATGAAGAGCATGCAGCAATTCACGGATTCCCTGGCCAAAATGAAGCTCCCTGCCTTGGACATAGATAACGGTAGCAGCGGGAAGAGCAGTCCCGCAGCAGCCACACCCGACGCAGACTCCACTGGGGCCGATTCGAGCGCGGTGAAGAAGCCGGCCGCCGCAGGGCAGCAGGAGAAGCCGTCTCCCAAGGTGTTCTATGGCAGCCGGGCGTTCTTCTGA